One Oncorhynchus kisutch isolate 150728-3 linkage group LG13, Okis_V2, whole genome shotgun sequence DNA window includes the following coding sequences:
- the LOC109902528 gene encoding transducin-like enhancer protein 1 isoform X4, with amino-acid sequence MFPQNRPPAPLQPPPGSSASAAAASGTPQALKLTYPETLDRIKEEFQFLQTQYHSLKMECEKLATEKTEIQRHYVMYYEMSYGLNIEMHKQTEIAKRLNVICAQLIPFLSQEHQQQVVQAMERAKQQQLQAQHLSQHVAQGLQGLQGLQMGPHPGGLPHPGLALGGGSGLLALSGALGAQLAAKEGHERAHMEAAAAAAAAEHHRDREAGPSSMSNGDKGRSADYLSNGKKRKADEKEFMTDYGSDADKSDDNLVVDEDPSSPRSVHSYSSRENGLDKLPPSRKDALPQASPASLASSSSQASPSRSKDREPPREKSSTPGMKPGTPHSSQDSSTPGPSAPPQFRPLPGKPGVDPLALGLRNPLAVQGAYPPGAFGLPPPGVNGELAGAAAAYGAGLHLVSPQMNGSAAAAGYGRSAVVGYESPHPHMRVPGLPASLQSAASGKPAYSFHVSADGQMQPVPFPPDALLGPGIPRHARQIHTLNHGEVVCAVTISTSTRHVYTGGKGCVKVWDISQPGSKSAMAQLDCLNRDNYIRSCKLLPDGRTLIVGGEASTLSIWDLATPTPRIKAELTSSAPACYALAISPDNKVCFSCCSDGNIVVWDLHNQTLVRQFQGHTDGASCIDISNDGTKLWTGGLDNTVRCWDLREGRQLQQHDFTSQIFSLGYCPTGEWLAVGMESSNVEVLHVSKPDKYQLHLHESCVLSLKFAYCGKWFVSTGKDNLLNAWRTPYGSSIFQSKESSSVLSCDISPDDQFIVTGSGDKKATVYEVIY; translated from the exons CCTGAAGATGGAGTGTGAGAAACTGGCCACAGAGAAGACTGAGATCCAGAGACACTACGTCATG TATTACGAGATGTCCTACGGCCTTAATATTGAAATGCACAAACAG ACAGAGATCGCCAAGCGGCTGAACGTGATCTGTGCCCAGCTCATCCCTTTCCTGTCACAGGAG CACCAACAACAGGTGGTCCAGGCCATGGAGCGCGCCAAGCAG caaCAGCTGCAGGCGCAGCACCTCTCTCAGCACGTGGCCCAGGGCTTGCAGGGCCTGCAGGGCCTGCAAATGGGGCCCCACCCTGGGGGCCTCCCTCACCCTGGCCTGGCGCTGGGCGGTGGGTCTGGCCTACTGGCCCTGTCCGGGGCCCTGGGGGCCCAGCTGGCTGCCAAAGAGGGCCATGAGAGGGCCCACatggaggctgctgctgctgctgccgccGCAGAGCACCACAGAG ACCGCGAGGCTGGACCG AGCTCTATGTCCAACGGGGATAAGGGCCGTTCAGCAGACTACCTCAGTAATGGGAAGAAGAGGAAAGCTGACGAGAAGGAGTTCATGACAGATTAT GGCAGCGATGCGGATAAGAGTGATGATAAtttggtggtggatgag GACCCCTCATCCCCCCGCAGTGTGCACTCCTACTCGTCCAGAGAAAACGGCCTGGACAAACTGCCCCCCTCCCGTAAAGACGCCCTTCCCCAGGCCAGCCCTGCCTCCCTGGCCTCCTCCAGCAGCCAAGCCTCGCCCTCCCGCAGCAAGGACCGGGAGCCGCCG AGGGAGAAGTCCAGTACCCCAGGTATGAAGCCAGGCACCCCCCACAGTTCCCAGGACTCCTCCACCCCTGGCCCCAGTGCCCCCCCACAGTTCCGCCCCCTCCCTGGCAAACCTGGCGTTGACCCTCTGG CTCTAGGTCTGAGGAATCCTCTGGCGGTGCAGGGGGCGTACCCCCCCGGGGCGTTTGGCCTGCCCCCTCCAGGGGTGAATGGGGAACTGGCGGGGGCAGCAGCAGCCTATGGGGCTGGGCTCCACCTGGTCTCCCCCCAGATGAATGGCTCTGCAGCAGCAGCTGGATACGGACGATCAGCAGTG GTGGGTTATGAGTCTCCTCACCCCCACATGAGGGTCCCAGGGTTACCCGCCAGCCTGCAGTCTGCTGCCTCAGGAAAACC tgctTACTCTTTCCACGTCAGTGCGGATGGACAGATGCAGCCAGTTCCTTTCCCTCCGGATGCCCTGCTGGGCCCGGGCATCCCACGACATGCCCGTCAGATCCACACTCTGAACCACGGAGAGGTGGTGTGTGCCGTCACCATCAGCACCTCCACACGCCACGTCTACACCGGCGGCAAGGGCTGTGTCAAGGTGTGGGACATCAGCCAGCCTGGCAGCAAGAGTGCCATGGCCCAGCTCGACTGTCTG AATAGGGATAACTACATCCGTTCCTGCAAGCTCCTCCCTGATGGGCGGACCCTCATTGTTGGAGGCGAGGCCAGCACGTTGTCAATCTGGGACTTGGCCACACCTACTCCCCGCATCAAGGCGGAGTTGACGTCTTCTGCTCCGGCCTGCTATGCTCTGGCCATCTCCCCTGACAACAAGGTCTGCTTCTCCTGCTGCAGCGACGGAAACATTGTAGTCTGGGACCTGCACAACCAGACCCTGGTtag GCAGTTCCAGGGTCACACTGACGGGGCCAGCTGTATTGACATCTCCAACGATGGGACCAAACTGTGGACGGGGGGGCTGGACAACACAGTACGCTGCTGGGACCTGAGAGAGGGACGACAGCTGCAGCAGCACGACTTCACCTCACAG ATCTTCTCTCTGGGCTACTGTCCTACAGGAGAGTGGCTGGCAGTGGGCATGGAGAGCAGTAATGTAGAAGTGCTGCACGTCTCCAAACCAGACAAGTATCAGCTGCACCTCCACGAGAGCTGTGTGCTCTCACTCAAGTTCGCCTACTGTG GTAAATGGTTTGTGAGCACAGGCAAAGATAACCTCCTGAACGCATGGCGGACACCCTATGGATCAAGCATATTCCAG TCAAAGGAGTCGTCTTCGGTGCTCAGCTGTGACATCTCCCCCGATGACCAGTTCATTGTGACGGGCTCCGGTGACAAGAAGGCCACTGTGTACGAAGTTATCTACTGA
- the LOC109902528 gene encoding transducin-like enhancer protein 1 isoform X5 — translation MSYGLNIEMHKQTEIAKRLNVICAQLIPFLSQEHQQQVVQAMERAKQVTMGELNASIGQQLQAQHLSQHVAQGLQGLQGLQMGPHPGGLPHPGLALGGGSGLLALSGALGAQLAAKEGHERAHMEAAAAAAAAEHHRGWLRGRGAMLSIMDVDREAGPSSMSNGDKGRSADYLSNGKKRKADEKEFMTDYGSDADKSDDNLVVDEDPSSPRSVHSYSSRENGLDKLPPSRKDALPQASPASLASSSSQASPSRSKDREPPREKSSTPGMKPGTPHSSQDSSTPGPSAPPQFRPLPGKPGVDPLALGLRNPLAVQGAYPPGAFGLPPPGVNGELAGAAAAYGAGLHLVSPQMNGSAAAAGYGRSAVVGYESPHPHMRVPGLPASLQSAASGKPAYSFHVSADGQMQPVPFPPDALLGPGIPRHARQIHTLNHGEVVCAVTISTSTRHVYTGGKGCVKVWDISQPGSKSAMAQLDCLNRDNYIRSCKLLPDGRTLIVGGEASTLSIWDLATPTPRIKAELTSSAPACYALAISPDNKVCFSCCSDGNIVVWDLHNQTLVRQFQGHTDGASCIDISNDGTKLWTGGLDNTVRCWDLREGRQLQQHDFTSQIFSLGYCPTGEWLAVGMESSNVEVLHVSKPDKYQLHLHESCVLSLKFAYCGKWFVSTGKDNLLNAWRTPYGSSIFQSKESSSVLSCDISPDDQFIVTGSGDKKATVYEVIY, via the exons ATGTCCTACGGCCTTAATATTGAAATGCACAAACAG ACAGAGATCGCCAAGCGGCTGAACGTGATCTGTGCCCAGCTCATCCCTTTCCTGTCACAGGAG CACCAACAACAGGTGGTCCAGGCCATGGAGCGCGCCAAGCAGGTGACTATGGGGGAGTTAAATGCGTCTATAGGG caaCAGCTGCAGGCGCAGCACCTCTCTCAGCACGTGGCCCAGGGCTTGCAGGGCCTGCAGGGCCTGCAAATGGGGCCCCACCCTGGGGGCCTCCCTCACCCTGGCCTGGCGCTGGGCGGTGGGTCTGGCCTACTGGCCCTGTCCGGGGCCCTGGGGGCCCAGCTGGCTGCCAAAGAGGGCCATGAGAGGGCCCACatggaggctgctgctgctgctgccgccGCAGAGCACCACAGAG GCTGGCTGCGGGGACGCGGGGCGATGCTGTCCATCATGGACGTAGACCGCGAGGCTGGACCG AGCTCTATGTCCAACGGGGATAAGGGCCGTTCAGCAGACTACCTCAGTAATGGGAAGAAGAGGAAAGCTGACGAGAAGGAGTTCATGACAGATTAT GGCAGCGATGCGGATAAGAGTGATGATAAtttggtggtggatgag GACCCCTCATCCCCCCGCAGTGTGCACTCCTACTCGTCCAGAGAAAACGGCCTGGACAAACTGCCCCCCTCCCGTAAAGACGCCCTTCCCCAGGCCAGCCCTGCCTCCCTGGCCTCCTCCAGCAGCCAAGCCTCGCCCTCCCGCAGCAAGGACCGGGAGCCGCCG AGGGAGAAGTCCAGTACCCCAGGTATGAAGCCAGGCACCCCCCACAGTTCCCAGGACTCCTCCACCCCTGGCCCCAGTGCCCCCCCACAGTTCCGCCCCCTCCCTGGCAAACCTGGCGTTGACCCTCTGG CTCTAGGTCTGAGGAATCCTCTGGCGGTGCAGGGGGCGTACCCCCCCGGGGCGTTTGGCCTGCCCCCTCCAGGGGTGAATGGGGAACTGGCGGGGGCAGCAGCAGCCTATGGGGCTGGGCTCCACCTGGTCTCCCCCCAGATGAATGGCTCTGCAGCAGCAGCTGGATACGGACGATCAGCAGTG GTGGGTTATGAGTCTCCTCACCCCCACATGAGGGTCCCAGGGTTACCCGCCAGCCTGCAGTCTGCTGCCTCAGGAAAACC tgctTACTCTTTCCACGTCAGTGCGGATGGACAGATGCAGCCAGTTCCTTTCCCTCCGGATGCCCTGCTGGGCCCGGGCATCCCACGACATGCCCGTCAGATCCACACTCTGAACCACGGAGAGGTGGTGTGTGCCGTCACCATCAGCACCTCCACACGCCACGTCTACACCGGCGGCAAGGGCTGTGTCAAGGTGTGGGACATCAGCCAGCCTGGCAGCAAGAGTGCCATGGCCCAGCTCGACTGTCTG AATAGGGATAACTACATCCGTTCCTGCAAGCTCCTCCCTGATGGGCGGACCCTCATTGTTGGAGGCGAGGCCAGCACGTTGTCAATCTGGGACTTGGCCACACCTACTCCCCGCATCAAGGCGGAGTTGACGTCTTCTGCTCCGGCCTGCTATGCTCTGGCCATCTCCCCTGACAACAAGGTCTGCTTCTCCTGCTGCAGCGACGGAAACATTGTAGTCTGGGACCTGCACAACCAGACCCTGGTtag GCAGTTCCAGGGTCACACTGACGGGGCCAGCTGTATTGACATCTCCAACGATGGGACCAAACTGTGGACGGGGGGGCTGGACAACACAGTACGCTGCTGGGACCTGAGAGAGGGACGACAGCTGCAGCAGCACGACTTCACCTCACAG ATCTTCTCTCTGGGCTACTGTCCTACAGGAGAGTGGCTGGCAGTGGGCATGGAGAGCAGTAATGTAGAAGTGCTGCACGTCTCCAAACCAGACAAGTATCAGCTGCACCTCCACGAGAGCTGTGTGCTCTCACTCAAGTTCGCCTACTGTG GTAAATGGTTTGTGAGCACAGGCAAAGATAACCTCCTGAACGCATGGCGGACACCCTATGGATCAAGCATATTCCAG TCAAAGGAGTCGTCTTCGGTGCTCAGCTGTGACATCTCCCCCGATGACCAGTTCATTGTGACGGGCTCCGGTGACAAGAAGGCCACTGTGTACGAAGTTATCTACTGA
- the LOC109902528 gene encoding transducin-like enhancer protein 1 isoform X1, which translates to MFPQNRPPAPLQPPPGSSASAAAASGTPQALKLTYPETLDRIKEEFQFLQTQYHSLKMECEKLATEKTEIQRHYVMYYEMSYGLNIEMHKQTEIAKRLNVICAQLIPFLSQEHQQQVVQAMERAKQVTMGELNASIGQQLQAQHLSQHVAQGLQGLQGLQMGPHPGGLPHPGLALGGGSGLLALSGALGAQLAAKEGHERAHMEAAAAAAAAEHHRGWLRGRGAMLSIMDVDREAGPSSMSNGDKGRSADYLSNGKKRKADEKEFMTDYGSDADKSDDNLVVDEDPSSPRSVHSYSSRENGLDKLPPSRKDALPQASPASLASSSSQASPSRSKDREPPREKSSTPGMKPGTPHSSQDSSTPGPSAPPQFRPLPGKPGVDPLALGLRNPLAVQGAYPPGAFGLPPPGVNGELAGAAAAYGAGLHLVSPQMNGSAAAAGYGRSAVVGYESPHPHMRVPGLPASLQSAASGKPAYSFHVSADGQMQPVPFPPDALLGPGIPRHARQIHTLNHGEVVCAVTISTSTRHVYTGGKGCVKVWDISQPGSKSAMAQLDCLNRDNYIRSCKLLPDGRTLIVGGEASTLSIWDLATPTPRIKAELTSSAPACYALAISPDNKVCFSCCSDGNIVVWDLHNQTLVRQFQGHTDGASCIDISNDGTKLWTGGLDNTVRCWDLREGRQLQQHDFTSQIFSLGYCPTGEWLAVGMESSNVEVLHVSKPDKYQLHLHESCVLSLKFAYCGKWFVSTGKDNLLNAWRTPYGSSIFQSKESSSVLSCDISPDDQFIVTGSGDKKATVYEVIY; encoded by the exons CCTGAAGATGGAGTGTGAGAAACTGGCCACAGAGAAGACTGAGATCCAGAGACACTACGTCATG TATTACGAGATGTCCTACGGCCTTAATATTGAAATGCACAAACAG ACAGAGATCGCCAAGCGGCTGAACGTGATCTGTGCCCAGCTCATCCCTTTCCTGTCACAGGAG CACCAACAACAGGTGGTCCAGGCCATGGAGCGCGCCAAGCAGGTGACTATGGGGGAGTTAAATGCGTCTATAGGG caaCAGCTGCAGGCGCAGCACCTCTCTCAGCACGTGGCCCAGGGCTTGCAGGGCCTGCAGGGCCTGCAAATGGGGCCCCACCCTGGGGGCCTCCCTCACCCTGGCCTGGCGCTGGGCGGTGGGTCTGGCCTACTGGCCCTGTCCGGGGCCCTGGGGGCCCAGCTGGCTGCCAAAGAGGGCCATGAGAGGGCCCACatggaggctgctgctgctgctgccgccGCAGAGCACCACAGAG GCTGGCTGCGGGGACGCGGGGCGATGCTGTCCATCATGGACGTAGACCGCGAGGCTGGACCG AGCTCTATGTCCAACGGGGATAAGGGCCGTTCAGCAGACTACCTCAGTAATGGGAAGAAGAGGAAAGCTGACGAGAAGGAGTTCATGACAGATTAT GGCAGCGATGCGGATAAGAGTGATGATAAtttggtggtggatgag GACCCCTCATCCCCCCGCAGTGTGCACTCCTACTCGTCCAGAGAAAACGGCCTGGACAAACTGCCCCCCTCCCGTAAAGACGCCCTTCCCCAGGCCAGCCCTGCCTCCCTGGCCTCCTCCAGCAGCCAAGCCTCGCCCTCCCGCAGCAAGGACCGGGAGCCGCCG AGGGAGAAGTCCAGTACCCCAGGTATGAAGCCAGGCACCCCCCACAGTTCCCAGGACTCCTCCACCCCTGGCCCCAGTGCCCCCCCACAGTTCCGCCCCCTCCCTGGCAAACCTGGCGTTGACCCTCTGG CTCTAGGTCTGAGGAATCCTCTGGCGGTGCAGGGGGCGTACCCCCCCGGGGCGTTTGGCCTGCCCCCTCCAGGGGTGAATGGGGAACTGGCGGGGGCAGCAGCAGCCTATGGGGCTGGGCTCCACCTGGTCTCCCCCCAGATGAATGGCTCTGCAGCAGCAGCTGGATACGGACGATCAGCAGTG GTGGGTTATGAGTCTCCTCACCCCCACATGAGGGTCCCAGGGTTACCCGCCAGCCTGCAGTCTGCTGCCTCAGGAAAACC tgctTACTCTTTCCACGTCAGTGCGGATGGACAGATGCAGCCAGTTCCTTTCCCTCCGGATGCCCTGCTGGGCCCGGGCATCCCACGACATGCCCGTCAGATCCACACTCTGAACCACGGAGAGGTGGTGTGTGCCGTCACCATCAGCACCTCCACACGCCACGTCTACACCGGCGGCAAGGGCTGTGTCAAGGTGTGGGACATCAGCCAGCCTGGCAGCAAGAGTGCCATGGCCCAGCTCGACTGTCTG AATAGGGATAACTACATCCGTTCCTGCAAGCTCCTCCCTGATGGGCGGACCCTCATTGTTGGAGGCGAGGCCAGCACGTTGTCAATCTGGGACTTGGCCACACCTACTCCCCGCATCAAGGCGGAGTTGACGTCTTCTGCTCCGGCCTGCTATGCTCTGGCCATCTCCCCTGACAACAAGGTCTGCTTCTCCTGCTGCAGCGACGGAAACATTGTAGTCTGGGACCTGCACAACCAGACCCTGGTtag GCAGTTCCAGGGTCACACTGACGGGGCCAGCTGTATTGACATCTCCAACGATGGGACCAAACTGTGGACGGGGGGGCTGGACAACACAGTACGCTGCTGGGACCTGAGAGAGGGACGACAGCTGCAGCAGCACGACTTCACCTCACAG ATCTTCTCTCTGGGCTACTGTCCTACAGGAGAGTGGCTGGCAGTGGGCATGGAGAGCAGTAATGTAGAAGTGCTGCACGTCTCCAAACCAGACAAGTATCAGCTGCACCTCCACGAGAGCTGTGTGCTCTCACTCAAGTTCGCCTACTGTG GTAAATGGTTTGTGAGCACAGGCAAAGATAACCTCCTGAACGCATGGCGGACACCCTATGGATCAAGCATATTCCAG TCAAAGGAGTCGTCTTCGGTGCTCAGCTGTGACATCTCCCCCGATGACCAGTTCATTGTGACGGGCTCCGGTGACAAGAAGGCCACTGTGTACGAAGTTATCTACTGA
- the LOC109902528 gene encoding transducin-like enhancer protein 1 isoform X3, which translates to MFPQNRPPAPLQPPPGSSASAAAASGTPQALKLTYPETLDRIKEEFQFLQTQYHSLKMECEKLATEKTEIQRHYVMYYEMSYGLNIEMHKQTEIAKRLNVICAQLIPFLSQEHQQQVVQAMERAKQVTMGELNASIGQQLQAQHLSQHVAQGLQGLQGLQMGPHPGGLPHPGLALGGGSGLLALSGALGAQLAAKEGHERAHMEAAAAAAAAEHHRDREAGPSSMSNGDKGRSADYLSNGKKRKADEKEFMTDYGSDADKSDDNLVVDEDPSSPRSVHSYSSRENGLDKLPPSRKDALPQASPASLASSSSQASPSRSKDREPPREKSSTPGMKPGTPHSSQDSSTPGPSAPPQFRPLPGKPGVDPLALGLRNPLAVQGAYPPGAFGLPPPGVNGELAGAAAAYGAGLHLVSPQMNGSAAAAGYGRSAVVGYESPHPHMRVPGLPASLQSAASGKPAYSFHVSADGQMQPVPFPPDALLGPGIPRHARQIHTLNHGEVVCAVTISTSTRHVYTGGKGCVKVWDISQPGSKSAMAQLDCLNRDNYIRSCKLLPDGRTLIVGGEASTLSIWDLATPTPRIKAELTSSAPACYALAISPDNKVCFSCCSDGNIVVWDLHNQTLVRQFQGHTDGASCIDISNDGTKLWTGGLDNTVRCWDLREGRQLQQHDFTSQIFSLGYCPTGEWLAVGMESSNVEVLHVSKPDKYQLHLHESCVLSLKFAYCGKWFVSTGKDNLLNAWRTPYGSSIFQSKESSSVLSCDISPDDQFIVTGSGDKKATVYEVIY; encoded by the exons CCTGAAGATGGAGTGTGAGAAACTGGCCACAGAGAAGACTGAGATCCAGAGACACTACGTCATG TATTACGAGATGTCCTACGGCCTTAATATTGAAATGCACAAACAG ACAGAGATCGCCAAGCGGCTGAACGTGATCTGTGCCCAGCTCATCCCTTTCCTGTCACAGGAG CACCAACAACAGGTGGTCCAGGCCATGGAGCGCGCCAAGCAGGTGACTATGGGGGAGTTAAATGCGTCTATAGGG caaCAGCTGCAGGCGCAGCACCTCTCTCAGCACGTGGCCCAGGGCTTGCAGGGCCTGCAGGGCCTGCAAATGGGGCCCCACCCTGGGGGCCTCCCTCACCCTGGCCTGGCGCTGGGCGGTGGGTCTGGCCTACTGGCCCTGTCCGGGGCCCTGGGGGCCCAGCTGGCTGCCAAAGAGGGCCATGAGAGGGCCCACatggaggctgctgctgctgctgccgccGCAGAGCACCACAGAG ACCGCGAGGCTGGACCG AGCTCTATGTCCAACGGGGATAAGGGCCGTTCAGCAGACTACCTCAGTAATGGGAAGAAGAGGAAAGCTGACGAGAAGGAGTTCATGACAGATTAT GGCAGCGATGCGGATAAGAGTGATGATAAtttggtggtggatgag GACCCCTCATCCCCCCGCAGTGTGCACTCCTACTCGTCCAGAGAAAACGGCCTGGACAAACTGCCCCCCTCCCGTAAAGACGCCCTTCCCCAGGCCAGCCCTGCCTCCCTGGCCTCCTCCAGCAGCCAAGCCTCGCCCTCCCGCAGCAAGGACCGGGAGCCGCCG AGGGAGAAGTCCAGTACCCCAGGTATGAAGCCAGGCACCCCCCACAGTTCCCAGGACTCCTCCACCCCTGGCCCCAGTGCCCCCCCACAGTTCCGCCCCCTCCCTGGCAAACCTGGCGTTGACCCTCTGG CTCTAGGTCTGAGGAATCCTCTGGCGGTGCAGGGGGCGTACCCCCCCGGGGCGTTTGGCCTGCCCCCTCCAGGGGTGAATGGGGAACTGGCGGGGGCAGCAGCAGCCTATGGGGCTGGGCTCCACCTGGTCTCCCCCCAGATGAATGGCTCTGCAGCAGCAGCTGGATACGGACGATCAGCAGTG GTGGGTTATGAGTCTCCTCACCCCCACATGAGGGTCCCAGGGTTACCCGCCAGCCTGCAGTCTGCTGCCTCAGGAAAACC tgctTACTCTTTCCACGTCAGTGCGGATGGACAGATGCAGCCAGTTCCTTTCCCTCCGGATGCCCTGCTGGGCCCGGGCATCCCACGACATGCCCGTCAGATCCACACTCTGAACCACGGAGAGGTGGTGTGTGCCGTCACCATCAGCACCTCCACACGCCACGTCTACACCGGCGGCAAGGGCTGTGTCAAGGTGTGGGACATCAGCCAGCCTGGCAGCAAGAGTGCCATGGCCCAGCTCGACTGTCTG AATAGGGATAACTACATCCGTTCCTGCAAGCTCCTCCCTGATGGGCGGACCCTCATTGTTGGAGGCGAGGCCAGCACGTTGTCAATCTGGGACTTGGCCACACCTACTCCCCGCATCAAGGCGGAGTTGACGTCTTCTGCTCCGGCCTGCTATGCTCTGGCCATCTCCCCTGACAACAAGGTCTGCTTCTCCTGCTGCAGCGACGGAAACATTGTAGTCTGGGACCTGCACAACCAGACCCTGGTtag GCAGTTCCAGGGTCACACTGACGGGGCCAGCTGTATTGACATCTCCAACGATGGGACCAAACTGTGGACGGGGGGGCTGGACAACACAGTACGCTGCTGGGACCTGAGAGAGGGACGACAGCTGCAGCAGCACGACTTCACCTCACAG ATCTTCTCTCTGGGCTACTGTCCTACAGGAGAGTGGCTGGCAGTGGGCATGGAGAGCAGTAATGTAGAAGTGCTGCACGTCTCCAAACCAGACAAGTATCAGCTGCACCTCCACGAGAGCTGTGTGCTCTCACTCAAGTTCGCCTACTGTG GTAAATGGTTTGTGAGCACAGGCAAAGATAACCTCCTGAACGCATGGCGGACACCCTATGGATCAAGCATATTCCAG TCAAAGGAGTCGTCTTCGGTGCTCAGCTGTGACATCTCCCCCGATGACCAGTTCATTGTGACGGGCTCCGGTGACAAGAAGGCCACTGTGTACGAAGTTATCTACTGA